A single region of the Aeromonas hydrophila subsp. hydrophila ATCC 7966 genome encodes:
- the folC gene encoding bifunctional tetrahydrofolate synthase/dihydrofolate synthase — protein MSSNMQQSQSRSLVDWLSYLEQIHPVNIDMGLDRVGAVARRMGLTHLPFKVITVAGTNGKGSSCAMAASILMDAGYQVGVYSSPHLLRFTERVRINGAELADSDHCTAFAEVEAARGEIALTFFEFATLAGLWLFRRAAPDVLLLEVGLGGRLDATNVVESDVAMITSIALDHCDWLGDTREAVAVEKAGVYRAGKPAISGEPNPPVTIASEAARLGACLRQVGIDFRGDEHDTGWDYHGLHQWLDLPKPALPLMNAVTVLAALESLGLPLPEEAIRQGLANARLAGRMQQLQSDPLVIVDVAHNPHSAAYLAAQLRKMPCTGVRRAVVGMLKDKDMAGSLGELDGLIGEWYLASLTGPRAASAAQLAGALGSERGPATTFDSVGQAYAAALAASSPDDMVIVFGSFYTVADILAGAAV, from the coding sequence ATGAGTTCCAACATGCAACAATCCCAAAGCCGGTCGCTGGTCGACTGGCTTTCTTATTTGGAGCAGATCCACCCGGTCAACATCGACATGGGGCTGGATCGGGTCGGCGCCGTGGCCCGCCGCATGGGCTTAACCCACCTGCCGTTCAAGGTGATCACGGTGGCGGGCACCAACGGCAAGGGCTCCAGCTGTGCCATGGCGGCCAGCATACTGATGGACGCCGGCTACCAGGTCGGCGTCTACTCCTCTCCCCATCTGCTGCGCTTCACCGAGCGGGTGCGGATCAACGGGGCCGAACTGGCCGACAGCGATCACTGCACCGCCTTTGCCGAGGTGGAAGCGGCTCGCGGCGAAATTGCCCTTACCTTCTTCGAGTTCGCCACCCTGGCGGGCTTGTGGCTGTTCCGCCGCGCCGCGCCGGATGTGCTGCTGCTGGAAGTGGGGCTGGGCGGTCGGCTCGATGCCACCAATGTGGTGGAGTCCGATGTCGCCATGATCACCTCCATTGCGCTCGATCACTGCGACTGGCTCGGGGATACCCGCGAGGCGGTGGCGGTGGAGAAGGCGGGGGTGTATCGCGCCGGCAAACCCGCCATCAGCGGTGAGCCCAATCCGCCCGTCACCATCGCCAGCGAGGCTGCCCGCCTCGGCGCCTGCCTGCGTCAGGTCGGCATTGATTTTCGTGGTGATGAGCACGACACCGGCTGGGATTATCACGGCCTTCATCAGTGGCTCGACCTGCCCAAACCGGCCCTGCCGCTGATGAACGCGGTCACCGTGCTGGCGGCGCTGGAGTCCCTCGGTCTGCCGCTGCCGGAAGAGGCTATTCGGCAAGGGCTGGCCAATGCCCGGCTGGCGGGGCGGATGCAGCAACTGCAAAGCGACCCGCTGGTCATCGTCGATGTGGCCCACAACCCCCATTCGGCGGCTTATCTGGCAGCCCAGCTGCGCAAGATGCCCTGCACCGGCGTGCGCCGCGCCGTGGTCGGCATGCTCAAGGACAAGGACATGGCGGGGTCGCTCGGCGAGCTCGATGGCCTCATCGGCGAATGGTATCTGGCCAGCCTGACCGGCCCGCGGGCGGCGAGCGCGGCTCAGCTGGCTGGAGCCCTTGGCAGCGAGCGGGGGCCGGCGACCACCTTTGACAGCGTGGGGCAGGCCTATGCTGCGGCGTTGGCCGCATCGAGTCCTGATGATATGGTCATTGTGTTTGGTTCGTTTTACACTGTTGCCGACATTCTGGCGGGTGCCGCCGTCTAG
- the accD gene encoding acetyl-CoA carboxylase, carboxyltransferase subunit beta: MSWLEKILPKSKITTPRRHNIPEGVWTKCSACEQVLYRAELERNLEVCPKCDHHMRISARARLESFLDEQGRTEIGAELEPQDVLKFKDSKRYKDRLSAAQKETGEKDALVVMKGTLKGVPVVACSFEFSFIGGSMSSVVGARFVRAVEESIKEGRGLVCFSTSGGARMQEALFSLMQMAKTSAALDRLSKAGLPYISVLTDPTMGGVSASLAMLGDINVGEPKALIGFAGPRVIEQTVREKLPEGFQRSEFLLEKGAIDLIIDRREMRNRLASLLAKMLNTHVIEE, from the coding sequence ATGAGCTGGCTTGAGAAGATCCTTCCCAAGAGCAAGATCACTACACCTCGTCGTCACAACATTCCGGAAGGGGTGTGGACCAAGTGCAGTGCTTGTGAACAGGTGCTCTACCGGGCAGAGTTGGAGCGCAATCTCGAAGTGTGCCCCAAGTGTGATCATCATATGCGCATCAGCGCCCGTGCCCGTCTCGAGAGCTTTCTCGACGAGCAGGGCCGCACCGAGATCGGTGCCGAGCTGGAGCCGCAGGATGTCTTGAAATTCAAGGATTCCAAGCGCTACAAGGATCGTTTGTCTGCCGCCCAGAAAGAGACGGGAGAAAAAGATGCGCTGGTGGTGATGAAGGGGACCCTCAAGGGGGTGCCGGTCGTCGCCTGTTCATTCGAGTTCTCCTTCATCGGTGGCTCCATGTCCTCCGTGGTCGGTGCCCGCTTCGTGCGCGCCGTCGAGGAGAGCATCAAGGAAGGTCGCGGTCTGGTCTGTTTCTCCACCTCGGGTGGTGCCCGCATGCAGGAGGCGCTGTTCTCCCTGATGCAGATGGCCAAGACCAGTGCGGCGCTGGACCGCCTCTCCAAGGCCGGCCTGCCCTATATCTCCGTGCTGACCGACCCCACCATGGGTGGCGTCTCCGCCAGTCTGGCCATGCTGGGTGACATCAACGTGGGCGAGCCCAAGGCACTGATCGGCTTTGCCGGTCCGCGCGTCATCGAGCAGACCGTGCGCGAGAAGCTGCCGGAAGGCTTCCAGCGCTCCGAGTTCCTGCTGGAGAAGGGCGCCATCGACCTCATCATCGATCGCCGCGAGATGCGTAACCGTCTGGCCAGCCTGCTTGCCAAAATGCTGAATACTCACGTCATCGAAGAGTGA
- the truA gene encoding tRNA pseudouridine(38-40) synthase TruA yields the protein MRIALGIEYDGSRYFGWQRQREVISVQEELEKALSRIANHPVSIQCAGRTDAGVHATGQVIHFDTDANRAEGAWTLGLNSNLPPDIAVRWVKQVDEGFHARFSATARRYRYVIYNHNYRPAILGSGVSHYHETIDADLMHQAGQSLLGEHDFSTFRAVACQSNTPWRNVTHLCVSRSGPYIVLDIKANAFLHHMVRNITGSLLLVGQGLQPVEWIAEVLAARDRNLAGPTAKAGGLYLVDVDYPAELGLPQMPLGPLWLPDSAPGTTSF from the coding sequence ATGCGAATTGCCCTAGGTATTGAATACGACGGCAGCCGGTATTTCGGCTGGCAGCGTCAGCGCGAAGTGATCAGCGTACAGGAGGAGCTGGAAAAGGCCCTCAGCCGGATCGCCAATCACCCCGTCTCCATCCAGTGTGCAGGGCGCACCGATGCCGGTGTCCACGCCACCGGCCAGGTGATCCACTTCGATACCGATGCGAATCGCGCCGAAGGGGCCTGGACCCTGGGTCTCAACTCCAACCTGCCGCCGGACATCGCCGTGCGCTGGGTCAAGCAGGTAGACGAGGGATTTCATGCCCGCTTCAGCGCCACCGCCCGTCGCTACCGCTACGTCATCTACAACCACAACTACCGGCCGGCCATCCTCGGCAGTGGCGTCAGTCACTACCACGAAACCATCGATGCCGATCTGATGCACCAGGCGGGCCAGAGCCTGCTCGGGGAGCATGACTTCAGCACCTTCCGGGCCGTCGCCTGCCAGTCCAACACTCCATGGCGCAATGTGACGCATCTGTGTGTCAGCCGCTCCGGCCCCTACATCGTGCTCGACATCAAGGCCAACGCCTTCCTGCACCACATGGTGCGCAACATCACCGGCTCACTGCTGCTGGTGGGGCAGGGGCTCCAGCCGGTGGAGTGGATTGCCGAGGTGCTGGCAGCCCGGGATCGCAACCTGGCAGGCCCGACTGCCAAGGCGGGGGGACTCTATCTGGTGGACGTGGATTACCCGGCAGAACTGGGGTTGCCGCAGATGCCGCTCGGCCCGTTGTGGCTGCCGGACTCGGCACCGGGTACGACCAGTTTTTAG
- a CDS encoding FimV/HubP family polar landmark protein, with protein sequence MGHSRITLATLLALGLLGTAQAEDSAREPFFVELKGPDEPAPPAVNSQPLAQPVAAPRATSQPSRATAQPIVRQVASNAGSYGPIRPTDTLWSLASKYRPSSSVSVYQTMVAIYEKNPRSFADGNINHILVGSRIQLPTTAEASVITDAEARAKFRSDNASWKGLSPKYLASKHTQPAKPVATKTTPPKAAEPAKPEVAKVAPAKAAPIPAPAPKVETPQPATEVKAVAKAPEPVASQAAATSAATASAPAPLPADVNQPVGKPSTEMALALEDANAQLGQVTEMNHRLKLRLQSLTEEVETLKAQLQDQTALQKEIAELKAKPVPPVAPAPEPKQNWLMDLLSSPLNLAMIILLPVLLVLALVTLWLRARARRELEEQEKSLSESTAMVMDQESSEFDELMTVGITDDEPVRPRPDLNTPDGYMAVEEPAAPADLVFSDDGEMDLASFDAEPAPPAKAAIRDPDLVPELDLAHDESITLDTEPDLDLASEFNPKPKAGNEIMSEEELQAALFAELDADLEADLALDGSDDGQPDADPMVSDEDLASFDLSDFETAFAEPGADKATSATADASADELLAELGLEPEPTKGKQEAAADLEWDPNELALADFEDAFAEVESHPGEVKPREQAQESGYVEIDKLLAEADATTTEQEPYQGFSLDVGLDGFPEVLPESTGFDVDADDGGVGAKLDLARAYLEIDDKDSARELLQEAAEQGTEHQRAEAEKLLKRLG encoded by the coding sequence ATGGGACATTCCCGCATAACATTGGCAACGCTACTCGCATTGGGTCTGCTGGGCACGGCCCAGGCCGAAGACTCGGCGCGGGAGCCTTTTTTTGTTGAGCTCAAAGGCCCGGACGAGCCGGCTCCGCCCGCCGTCAATTCCCAGCCGCTGGCACAACCCGTCGCCGCTCCCCGCGCCACGTCCCAACCCAGCCGAGCCACGGCCCAGCCGATCGTGCGGCAGGTCGCGAGCAATGCCGGTAGTTATGGCCCCATTCGTCCCACCGACACCCTCTGGAGCCTGGCGAGCAAGTACCGTCCCTCCAGCAGTGTCAGCGTCTACCAGACCATGGTGGCGATCTACGAGAAGAACCCCCGCAGTTTCGCCGATGGCAACATCAACCACATTCTGGTGGGCTCGCGCATCCAGCTGCCCACCACCGCCGAGGCCAGCGTCATCACCGATGCCGAGGCCCGCGCCAAATTCCGCAGTGACAACGCCAGCTGGAAAGGGCTGAGCCCGAAATACCTGGCGAGCAAACATACCCAGCCGGCCAAGCCGGTGGCCACCAAAACAACCCCGCCCAAGGCGGCTGAGCCGGCCAAACCCGAGGTAGCCAAGGTCGCGCCCGCCAAGGCGGCGCCCATTCCGGCCCCGGCACCCAAGGTGGAGACACCCCAGCCGGCCACCGAGGTGAAGGCGGTTGCCAAGGCTCCCGAGCCGGTAGCCAGCCAGGCGGCTGCTACCAGCGCCGCCACGGCCAGCGCACCGGCGCCGTTGCCGGCCGATGTCAATCAACCGGTCGGCAAGCCCTCCACCGAGATGGCGCTGGCGCTGGAAGATGCCAATGCCCAGCTCGGCCAGGTCACCGAGATGAACCACAGGCTCAAGCTGCGGCTGCAATCCCTGACCGAAGAGGTGGAGACCCTCAAGGCCCAGCTGCAGGATCAGACCGCGCTGCAAAAAGAGATTGCCGAGCTCAAGGCCAAGCCGGTTCCGCCGGTGGCACCGGCCCCCGAGCCCAAGCAGAACTGGCTGATGGACCTGCTCTCCTCGCCGCTCAACCTGGCCATGATCATCCTGTTGCCGGTGCTGCTGGTGCTGGCGTTGGTGACCCTGTGGCTGCGGGCGCGGGCCCGCCGCGAGCTGGAAGAGCAGGAGAAGAGCCTGTCCGAATCCACCGCCATGGTGATGGATCAGGAGAGCAGCGAATTTGACGAGCTGATGACGGTCGGCATCACCGACGACGAGCCGGTACGACCGCGCCCGGATCTCAACACGCCGGATGGCTACATGGCGGTGGAAGAGCCTGCCGCGCCGGCCGATCTGGTGTTCAGCGATGATGGCGAGATGGACCTGGCCAGCTTCGATGCCGAGCCGGCCCCGCCCGCCAAGGCCGCCATCCGGGATCCGGATCTGGTGCCCGAGCTGGATCTGGCCCATGACGAGTCCATCACCCTCGACACCGAGCCGGATCTGGACCTTGCCAGCGAATTCAATCCCAAGCCCAAGGCTGGCAACGAGATCATGAGCGAAGAGGAGCTGCAGGCAGCTCTGTTCGCCGAGCTGGACGCAGACCTGGAAGCCGATCTGGCGCTGGACGGCAGCGATGACGGTCAACCCGATGCCGACCCCATGGTCAGCGACGAGGATCTCGCCTCCTTCGATTTGAGCGACTTCGAGACCGCCTTTGCCGAGCCGGGCGCCGACAAGGCTACCAGTGCCACGGCCGACGCCAGCGCCGATGAGCTGCTGGCGGAGCTGGGGCTGGAGCCCGAACCGACCAAGGGGAAACAGGAGGCCGCTGCGGATCTGGAGTGGGATCCCAACGAGCTGGCCCTGGCCGATTTCGAGGATGCCTTCGCCGAGGTGGAGTCCCATCCGGGCGAGGTGAAACCACGGGAACAGGCTCAGGAGAGCGGTTATGTCGAGATCGACAAGCTGCTGGCCGAGGCGGACGCCACCACCACCGAGCAGGAACCTTATCAGGGCTTCTCGCTGGACGTGGGGCTGGATGGCTTCCCCGAGGTGCTGCCGGAGTCCACCGGGTTTGACGTGGATGCCGACGATGGCGGGGTGGGGGCCAAGCTGGATCTGGCCCGTGCCTACCTCGAGATCGACGACAAGGATAGCGCCCGCGAACTGCTGCAAGAAGCGGCGGAGCAGGGCACCGAGCATCAGCGGGCCGAGGCCGAGAAGCTGCTCAAGCGCCTTGGCTAG
- a CDS encoding aspartate-semialdehyde dehydrogenase: protein MSQQFNVAVLGASGAVGEAMIEILEERAFPIATLYPLASSRSAGDTVRFAGKNVEILDVEAFDWSQVQIALFSAGAEVSAKWAPIAAEHGCIVIDNTSCFRYDEDIPLVIPEVNPDALADFRNRNIIANPNCSTIQMLVALKPLHDEVGIARINVATYQSVSGSGKEGVSELAGQTAHLLNGRPVEPSLYPQQIAFNLIPQIDSFTDNGYTREEMKMVWETQKILGDASIAVNPTCVRVPVFYGHAEAVHVELHQPLDAEQVKELLRNAPGVTLFDDESDYPTPVRDATGKDEVLVGRVRQDISHPCGINMWIVADNVRKGAATNSVQIAELLVRDYL from the coding sequence GTGAGTCAGCAATTCAACGTAGCGGTATTGGGCGCCAGCGGCGCCGTGGGCGAGGCGATGATCGAGATCCTGGAAGAGCGTGCCTTCCCGATCGCCACCCTCTATCCGCTGGCCTCCAGCCGCAGCGCCGGCGACACGGTGCGTTTTGCCGGCAAGAATGTCGAGATCCTGGATGTGGAGGCGTTTGACTGGAGCCAGGTGCAGATCGCCCTCTTCTCCGCCGGAGCCGAGGTTTCTGCCAAGTGGGCGCCGATTGCCGCCGAGCACGGCTGCATCGTCATCGACAACACCTCCTGCTTCCGCTACGACGAAGACATCCCGCTGGTCATTCCGGAAGTGAACCCGGATGCGCTGGCCGATTTTCGCAACCGCAACATCATCGCCAACCCCAACTGCTCCACCATCCAGATGCTGGTGGCACTCAAGCCTTTGCACGATGAGGTGGGTATCGCCCGCATCAACGTGGCGACCTATCAGTCCGTCTCCGGCTCCGGCAAGGAGGGGGTGAGCGAGCTGGCCGGCCAGACCGCCCACCTGCTCAACGGTCGTCCGGTGGAGCCGAGTCTCTATCCGCAGCAGATCGCCTTCAACCTGATCCCGCAGATCGACAGCTTCACCGACAACGGCTACACCCGGGAAGAGATGAAGATGGTGTGGGAGACCCAGAAGATCCTGGGGGATGCCAGCATCGCCGTGAACCCCACCTGCGTGCGGGTACCGGTGTTCTATGGTCATGCCGAGGCGGTCCACGTCGAGCTGCACCAGCCACTCGACGCCGAACAGGTGAAAGAGCTGCTGCGCAATGCGCCGGGCGTCACCCTGTTTGACGACGAGAGCGACTATCCGACCCCGGTGCGCGACGCCACCGGCAAGGACGAGGTGCTGGTGGGCCGGGTTCGCCAGGATATTTCTCACCCCTGCGGTATAAATATGTGGATCGTGGCCGATAACGTTCGTAAGGGCGCGGCGACCAACAGCGTACAGATTGCCGAACTGCTGGTGCGCGATTACCTCTGA
- a CDS encoding 4-phosphoerythronate dehydrogenase produces MKIVVDENMPHARELFAEFGEVIPLPGRQMLATDLQEADVLLVRSVTRVDAALLASCPRLSFVGTATIGTDHVDKGLLAERGIPFFSAPGCNKYSVGDYVLSALLVLAERHELNLGAMSLAVIGAGNTGECVAGKAEALGMRVLRCDPPRARAAEANEAAQFVDYQQALEADIVSFHVPITRQGPDATFHLLDAAQIAARPAGQILINASRGEVWDNQALLARQQSQAPLRLVMDVWEGEPEPLQALVPHTELATPHIAGYSLEGKARGTWMLYEALCRQLRRTPRQDLQSLLPIPEVREVTPGQSADQALIKQLVHLIYDVRRDDARFRNRLGVAGSFDEQRKHYPERRELSSLQLKGPFAGAALARLGFVCQPD; encoded by the coding sequence ATGAAGATCGTCGTTGATGAAAATATGCCCCACGCCCGTGAGCTGTTTGCCGAATTTGGCGAGGTCATCCCGCTGCCCGGCAGGCAGATGCTGGCGACGGATCTGCAAGAGGCCGATGTGCTGCTGGTGCGCTCCGTCACCCGGGTGGACGCCGCGCTGCTGGCCAGCTGCCCACGACTGAGCTTCGTCGGCACCGCCACCATCGGCACCGATCACGTGGACAAGGGGCTGCTGGCCGAGCGGGGCATTCCCTTCTTCAGCGCCCCCGGCTGCAACAAATATTCGGTCGGCGACTATGTGCTCTCCGCCCTGCTGGTGTTGGCCGAGCGCCATGAGCTCAACTTGGGCGCGATGAGCCTCGCGGTGATTGGTGCCGGCAACACCGGCGAGTGTGTGGCAGGCAAGGCCGAGGCCCTCGGCATGCGGGTGCTGCGCTGCGATCCGCCCCGTGCCCGCGCCGCCGAGGCCAACGAGGCGGCGCAGTTTGTCGACTACCAGCAGGCCCTTGAGGCCGACATCGTCAGCTTCCACGTTCCCATCACCCGTCAGGGGCCGGATGCCACCTTCCACCTGCTGGACGCGGCGCAGATTGCCGCCCGCCCGGCCGGGCAGATCCTCATCAACGCCTCCCGTGGCGAGGTGTGGGACAACCAGGCCTTGCTGGCGCGCCAGCAGAGCCAGGCGCCGCTGCGGCTGGTGATGGACGTGTGGGAAGGGGAGCCGGAGCCGCTGCAGGCCCTGGTACCCCACACCGAGCTCGCGACCCCGCACATCGCGGGTTACAGCCTGGAAGGCAAGGCCCGCGGCACCTGGATGCTCTATGAAGCTCTCTGCCGGCAGCTGAGGCGCACGCCGCGTCAGGATCTGCAGAGCTTGCTGCCGATCCCTGAGGTGCGCGAGGTGACACCGGGCCAGTCGGCGGATCAGGCATTGATCAAGCAACTGGTCCACCTTATTTATGACGTGCGTCGCGATGACGCCCGTTTTCGCAACCGGCTCGGTGTGGCGGGCAGCTTCGATGAGCAGCGCAAACACTATCCGGAGCGGCGCGAGCTCTCTTCCCTGCAGCTGAAAGGGCCGTTTGCCGGCGCAGCCCTGGCCCGGCTCGGGTTTGTCTGCCAGCCAGACTGA
- a CDS encoding phosphatase PAP2 family protein: MGTLPSPVMPTHASSLPRRQVLCFSAALILPLLLLACLPWQPFMSQALHSDWLWWPYALTRMVDVPGIAVSILALLLLTRHKLTLSLPALLALGGALFAVLAGDWLIKSLIKHLTEEPRPYLLWLESQQLIPAIQQFYAGKVEVRSEQVHAASQLLALPEWLANHWQAEVNYAFPSGHSIAAMSLAQFFGLIWLARAPAGAWLLPLWAIGVGLSRMLIGMHWPLDVLASALLGSLTALFAARWWLRHY; encoded by the coding sequence ATGGGCACCTTGCCGAGCCCCGTTATGCCGACTCACGCCTCTTCCCTGCCGCGCCGCCAGGTGCTGTGTTTCAGTGCCGCCCTGATCCTGCCGCTGCTCCTGCTGGCCTGCCTGCCCTGGCAGCCGTTCATGAGCCAGGCCCTGCACTCGGACTGGCTCTGGTGGCCCTACGCCCTCACCCGCATGGTGGATGTGCCCGGTATCGCCGTCAGCATCCTGGCCCTGCTGCTGCTGACCCGACACAAGCTGACGCTGAGCCTGCCGGCGCTGCTGGCCCTCGGCGGCGCCCTGTTTGCCGTACTGGCCGGCGACTGGCTCATCAAGAGCCTGATCAAGCATCTGACCGAGGAGCCTCGCCCCTACCTGCTCTGGCTGGAGAGCCAGCAGCTGATCCCCGCCATCCAGCAGTTCTACGCCGGCAAGGTGGAGGTGCGCAGCGAGCAGGTCCATGCCGCCAGCCAGCTGCTGGCGCTGCCCGAGTGGCTCGCCAACCACTGGCAGGCGGAGGTCAACTACGCCTTCCCCTCCGGCCACAGCATCGCCGCCATGAGCCTGGCCCAGTTCTTCGGCCTGATCTGGCTGGCGCGCGCCCCTGCCGGCGCCTGGCTGCTGCCGCTGTGGGCCATCGGTGTCGGCCTGTCGCGCATGCTGATCGGCATGCACTGGCCGCTGGATGTGCTGGCAAGCGCCCTGCTCGGCAGCCTCACCGCGCTGTTTGCCGCCCGCTGGTGGCTACGCCATTACTGA
- a CDS encoding MetQ/NlpA family ABC transporter substrate-binding protein has product MQRRSFFALSALVLLAGTLPLAALAADPAKQEIVIGTTVGDFADMVTDSIKPQLEAKGYQVKLVEFTDYVTPNIALADGSLDVNCFQHKPYLESFAKDRGLSLAPITQVPTGPMGLYAGKLGDLKAVQEGSTVAIPNDPTNQARALLMLQDLGWLTLKEGINPLKASEFDVVKNPHNLKLVLLEAAQLPRSREDVDFSVINGNFAASSGIPFSSGLFLERSYNFINWVVVKSADADKPFAKDVAAAYNSVAFKAYAAKRFVGYKYPEGWQGASASN; this is encoded by the coding sequence ATGCAGCGTCGTTCCTTCTTTGCCCTTTCCGCTCTGGTCCTGCTGGCCGGTACTCTGCCATTGGCCGCGCTGGCCGCCGATCCGGCCAAACAGGAGATCGTCATCGGTACCACGGTGGGGGATTTTGCCGACATGGTGACCGACTCCATCAAGCCGCAGCTCGAAGCCAAGGGCTACCAGGTCAAACTGGTGGAGTTCACCGACTACGTGACGCCCAATATCGCGCTGGCCGACGGCTCGCTCGATGTGAACTGTTTCCAGCACAAGCCCTATCTGGAGAGCTTTGCCAAGGATCGGGGGCTGTCACTCGCCCCCATCACCCAGGTACCGACCGGCCCCATGGGCCTCTATGCCGGCAAGCTGGGAGATCTGAAGGCGGTGCAGGAGGGGAGCACGGTGGCCATTCCGAACGACCCCACCAATCAGGCGCGGGCGCTGCTGATGCTGCAGGATCTGGGCTGGCTGACCCTGAAGGAGGGGATCAACCCGCTCAAGGCGAGCGAGTTCGACGTGGTGAAAAACCCGCACAACCTCAAGCTGGTGTTGCTGGAGGCGGCTCAACTGCCCCGCTCGCGCGAAGACGTGGACTTTTCGGTCATCAACGGCAACTTTGCCGCCTCAAGCGGCATTCCTTTCAGCTCAGGTCTGTTCCTTGAGCGCAGCTACAACTTCATCAACTGGGTGGTGGTAAAAAGCGCCGATGCGGACAAGCCCTTTGCCAAAGACGTGGCTGCGGCCTACAACTCGGTCGCTTTCAAGGCCTATGCCGCCAAGCGCTTCGTCGGCTACAAGTACCCCGAAGGGTGGCAGGGCGCGAGCGCCAGCAACTGA
- a CDS encoding isochorismatase family protein gives MLTTTHTGLLVVDIQGKLARLVEGSDALIANTARLVAGARLLGLSVVWLEQNPDKLGATVPELQLMQAGDLVLPKHSFGALGEPALANALARQGVSHWLVCGIEAHICVYQTVQGLLDAGSQMSLVVDAVSSRSAANRELAINKLAAHGAELTSVEMCLYELLGDCRHPAFRSILALIK, from the coding sequence ATGCTGACCACCACGCACACCGGCCTGCTGGTCGTCGATATTCAGGGCAAACTGGCCCGTCTGGTCGAGGGGAGCGACGCCCTGATCGCCAACACCGCCAGGCTGGTAGCGGGAGCCAGACTGCTGGGCCTGTCGGTTGTCTGGCTGGAGCAGAACCCGGACAAGCTCGGGGCCACCGTGCCCGAGCTGCAGTTGATGCAGGCAGGCGATCTTGTGCTGCCCAAGCACAGCTTCGGCGCCCTGGGGGAACCGGCGCTGGCCAACGCCCTCGCCCGCCAGGGCGTCAGCCACTGGTTGGTGTGCGGCATCGAGGCCCATATCTGCGTCTACCAGACGGTGCAGGGATTGCTGGACGCGGGCAGCCAGATGTCGCTGGTGGTGGATGCGGTGTCGTCGCGCAGCGCCGCCAACCGGGAGCTCGCCATCAACAAGCTGGCGGCGCACGGGGCCGAACTCACCTCGGTGGAGATGTGCCTCTACGAACTGCTGGGCGATTGCCGCCATCCGGCCTTTCGATCCATTCTGGCGTTGATCAAATAG